A portion of the Juglans microcarpa x Juglans regia isolate MS1-56 chromosome 1D, Jm3101_v1.0, whole genome shotgun sequence genome contains these proteins:
- the LOC121261598 gene encoding histidine-containing phosphotransfer protein 4-like, which produces MDRNRLARQVAHQKQSLFDQGYVDEQFIRVEELQDISNPNFVEEVVTSYYQDTSRLIVNIEQALERRPLDFDQLDGYIYQLNGRSTSFGAKKVRAEGALFREYCEAENAEGCRTTFQQLKTEYATLKRKLEAYFQLARQARLAEPASPPK; this is translated from the exons ATGGATAGGAACCGGTTGGCCAGACAGGTTGCCCACCAGAAGCAGTCCCTCTTTGATCAG GGATATGTTGACGAACAATTTATCCGGGTGGAGGAACTGCAAGACATCTCTAATCCTAATTTTGTGGAGGAAGTCGTCACATCGTACTACCAGGATACTTCTAGACTAATCGTCAACATAGAGCAGGCATT GGAGAGGAGGCCGCTTGATTTCGATCAGTTGGATGGCTATATTTATCAGCTAAATGGAAGGAGCACAag CTTCGGAGCCAAAAAGGTGAGAGCCGAGGGTGCTCTGTTCAGGGAATATTGCGAGGCAGAAAACGCAGAAGG ATGCAGGACGACTTTCCAACAACTGAAGACAGAATATGCCACACTAAAAAGGAAACTTGAAGCTTACTTTCAG CTAGCAAGACAAGCTAGGCTCGCCGAGCCAGCATCACCACCCAAGTAA
- the LOC121261568 gene encoding histidine-containing phosphotransfer protein 4, whose protein sequence is MERNQMHKHIFLMRQSFFDQGLLDDQFIQLEELQDDANPNFVEEVVTLYYRDSSRTILNIEQSLEKNPLDFNKLDNYMHQFKGSSTSIGAKKVKAECTQFREYCRAGNGEGCMRTFQQLKKEYAILKKKLETYFQQTRQAGPSETACRPRMN, encoded by the exons ATGGAGAGGAACCAGATGCACAAACACATTTTCCTCATGAGGCAATCCTTCTTTGATCAG GGACTGCTTGACGACCAATTTATCCAGCTGGAGGAGCTGCAAGACGACGCTAATCCTAACTTTGTGGAGGAAGTTGTTACACTATATTACCGGGATTCATCCAGGACTATACTTAACATAGAACAATCACT AGAGAAGAACCCTCTTGACTTCAATAAGCTGGACAACTATATGCATCAGTTCAAGGGGAGTAGCACCAG CATTGGGGCCAAAAAGGTGAAAGCTGAGTGCACACAGTTCAGAGAATATTGCAGGGCAGGAAATGGAGAAGG ATGCATGAGGACTTTCCAACAACTGAAGAAAGAATATGCCATTCTCAAAAAGAAGCTAGAAACTTATTTTCAG CAAACAAGACAAGCTGGGCCCTCAGAGACAGCATGTCGCCCTAGGATGAACTGA